CACTTTTTCGGTTTCGGGCTTTATGGGGGCTGTTTTGTGTGTGGCAAGAATATCTTGCACGCGGGCATAGGTGCGATCTTTCATCGTCTTTTTGCCCTCTTCTTCCCATTCTTCGTAATTGCGACGGTCGCAAATATTGGGATACCAGAACTCGGTTTTATAGTGGCGGCGGGTATGTTCTTCGCGCAGGTAATGCCCGTTGGGGCCAACATTGTTAATCACATCCACGGCCATGGTGTCTTCGTTGACTTCAATGCCGCGAGTGATTCTTCGGGCGTAGCCAATCGCTTCGTCCATGGCAGTCAACTGGAAGACAGAACCGGTCATCGCGCTTTCGGTGTAACCCACATCGTGGGTCAGGTCGCCACCCGTTAGCGCAGAGAAATACACCGAGAGCGAACCTTCAATAATCGCCTGTTCGTCGAAAGTTTTCGAATCGGTGCAGCCGCCCGTTTGCCACAGAGGCAGCCCGGCGAAGTGCGCCAGTTCGGTGAGACCAGCCATCATCAGCGAAAGCTCTGGTGCGCCGTAGGAAAGGATCATGGAACTCATATCCATCACCGAAAACACGCCGCCCATGATGAAGGGCAAGCCCGGCTGCAAGGCCTGAGCGATGGTCAAACCCATCCATGATTCGGCTGCGCCCTGGATGATGATGCCCGCTGCGGTTACAGGGGCGGTGCCACCGGCAATAGGGCAGGGGGTGAAGATCAGCGGGATGCGATGCTTGGCGGCGAAGATGAGTTTATCCAACGCTTCGCCGGTGCTGACCAACGGAGAAAGGGGTTCACAGTAGTGAATATAGTTCGGGCGGCGTTCAAAGGCTGCTTGTCCACCCGCTTCGGCCACGGCAATTTCGTGGATGCCAGCCGAATCGTATTTGTCATACGACCAGGCCACAATCGGTTTGCTGGTGTTGGGGAACATGCCCGCAAATTCGTAGAGCGCGCCGAGATCGTGGTGCACATCGTTGACGGTACCCAGCGATTCGCAGAAATCGACATTCGGCAGGGCATCTACAACTTTGGCGACTTTGGGGACGTCTGATTTAACATAGGGACGCCGATCCATCGTTTCGACATCGATGAAGTTGGGGCAGGTCGGACCAGGCCCAAAGTGGGCGCGCCCCGGCCCGATGTGGATATTATTCTCGGGGTTGCCATCACGCGAAAAAACAGTGAAACTGCGCGGAGCCAGTTCCAGCGATTTGCGCACCAAATACGAGGGGATGCGTACCCGGTTGCCATCTACCCAAGCCCCGGCTTTCTTCAGAATCTCCAGAGATTCTTCATGGTGTACCTCAAGGCCAGTGTATTCGAGTACGTGAAGGACGCCATCATACAGTTCTTGCAATTGGTCATCCGTCAGCATTCGAAAACGCACGCCAGAGTTAACAGTATAGTTGCCTCTCATTATCAAATTGCTCCTTTTCGATTTTGTAAAACCTATGCCACGAATTTTTTGGCAAGTTCAGCTGCGGAGGCGGCGTTGGAAGCATAGCCATCGGCGCCGATCTGGTCCGAAAATGCCTGGGTAACCGGTGCGCCGCCGATCATGATCTTAACCTTGTTGCGCAAACCGGCCTCTTCGAGGGCTTTGATGGTGTGTTCCATGGAGCGCATCGTGGTCGTCAGCAGGGCCGACATGCCAATCACATCCGGTTCAAATTCCTTGACGGCGGCAACAAAGGCATCCGCTTCAACATCCTTGCCAATGTCATGGACATCGAAACCCGCGCCTTCGCACATCATGCCGACCAGGTTCTTGCCGATGTCGTGCAGGTCGCCTTTGACGGTGCCCAGAAGCACCTTTCCGACCATCTTGACGCCGGATGCAATCAGCATCGGGCGGATCAGCTCCATAGACGATTGCATGGCACGCGCCGAGCGCAGCACTTCGGGGACAAACATATTGCCAGCTTTGAATTCAACGCCAACATGATCCATACCGG
This region of Chloroflexota bacterium genomic DNA includes:
- a CDS encoding trimethylamine methyltransferase; protein product: MRGNYTVNSGVRFRMLTDDQLQELYDGVLHVLEYTGLEVHHEESLEILKKAGAWVDGNRVRIPSYLVRKSLELAPRSFTVFSRDGNPENNIHIGPGRAHFGPGPTCPNFIDVETMDRRPYVKSDVPKVAKVVDALPNVDFCESLGTVNDVHHDLGALYEFAGMFPNTSKPIVAWSYDKYDSAGIHEIAVAEAGGQAAFERRPNYIHYCEPLSPLVSTGEALDKLIFAAKHRIPLIFTPCPIAGGTAPVTAAGIIIQGAAESWMGLTIAQALQPGLPFIMGGVFSVMDMSSMILSYGAPELSLMMAGLTELAHFAGLPLWQTGGCTDSKTFDEQAIIEGSLSVYFSALTGGDLTHDVGYTESAMTGSVFQLTAMDEAIGYARRITRGIEVNEDTMAVDVINNVGPNGHYLREEHTRRHYKTEFWYPNICDRRNYEEWEEEGKKTMKDRTYARVQDILATHKTAPIKPETEKVIEKVLAEAEERVKGE
- a CDS encoding corrinoid protein; the protein is MSEILSELSTAVIEGNLDDIVDLTEDALDEDFSAQDILDKGLMPGMDHVGVEFKAGNMFVPEVLRSARAMQSSMELIRPMLIASGVKMVGKVLLGTVKGDLHDIGKNLVGMMCEGAGFDVHDIGKDVEADAFVAAVKEFEPDVIGMSALLTTTMRSMEHTIKALEEAGLRNKVKIMIGGAPVTQAFSDQIGADGYASNAASAAELAKKFVA